The DNA region ATGGAAAAGATCGCAACGCCcccagcacagcacacacGGCAAATCCACGACGGATTCTGCGAATGAACTCCCCTCGTTTCATCATGGTCACATGGCAGACCTCGATCGGCCCGCAACGGGAGCTAACTGGTCATGCGTTTGCGTTCGTATGAGAGGTCTGGCGTCAGTGTACAAACTCCACCGCCACACAAAGACGGACGCGCGTCGATCGGGCAAGCCTCAGCGCCAACAACCTACGGCCCGCCCAGGCACAGCCGCGACACGATTCGATGTCAGAAATGCCGGCCGGGATGCAACGCCCCGTAGTTAgttcccaccaccacgcgcggtgcggccgcagcggctcaGCGGCAGGGATCTTGACGGGATGTGATTCCATCATGCCCACCTGTGGGTAACCCCCGGCCCGGACTCAGTGCTGACGGGGGCATCCCGCCCCAATCCGACCAGAAAAGAGCTCTCCTTACTTCTCCCTATTGTCCTTGAATCTTCAAGACGGGACATGTAAAAAGCCGAGTCATGTTGGCGAGACGTGTGCGGTGGACGACAGCCCATCCTGCGTGCAGGCCGCGCTTCGTggccgtcctcatcgccatcgtcctctGCCTCTCCTTCTCCGCGACGAtccgcgacctcgccgaTGACGTGCTCCTCTACGAGAGCCGCATCCCGATTggcatcgacatcgacaatgtgacggccacggcgaggtACTTTGAAAAGACAGCCATCCAGCCGCCCTACAAGGACCAGTTCTGGCTCGTCGGGCAACGGGCGCGGACGCTCGGCCACTGGCTGCACGTCGCGGACCAGGCCGAGCCGGCACGCACGAagcgtcgcctcctcgcggcgtcggagcgagccgccgcggccctcttCCCGTTCCTCaagtcgtcgccctcgcggccccgcagctcgacgcccctGGCCGACCTCCGCGCCCGCTTCAGGGGTGGCGGGCAAGGCATCGTCATACCCGTCGGGTACGGCAACTTGCGCTACGCGGGCCACCTCGTCATGGCACTgcgcgaggtgctcgagTGCCAGCTCCCCATCGAGATCGTCTACGCCGGCGAcatcgacctcgacgagcaacggcgcgatgccctcgcggcgctggacaCCACGGGCAACATCGGGTTCCTCAACGTGCTGTCCGTgttcgccgacgacacgctgagcctgctggccggcggctgggccaTCAAGCCGTTCGGGCTGCTCGCGTCCCGGTTCGAGCAAGCGATCCTCgtggacgccgacgccgtgttcctgcagccgccgcaggtGCTCTTCCAGCAGCGGGGGTTCGCCTCGACGGGGGCGTACCTCTTCCACGACCGGCTCCTCTGGCAGCACGCCTTCGCGGAGCGGCACAGGTGGTGGCGCGAGCAGGTCCGGgagccggcgtcggcggcgctcaacCGATCGCTCGTGTGGACCGACGACTACGCCGAGGAGTGCGACTCGGGGGTCGTGGTCGCGGACAAGGCGCGGACCGAGGTGCTCGCGGGCCTGCTGCACGCGGCGTGGCAGAACACGCGCGACGTGCGCAACGAGGTTTCGTACAAGCTTACGTacggcgacaaggagacGTGGTGGCTggggctggagctggccgGGTCGGGCTTCGAGTTTGAGGGTCACTACGGCTCGATGATAGGGTGGCGACggcagaagacgacgacgacgacgacgacgacgatgacgacgacggccaagaACGAGACGAGCGAGGGCGGTAGCGAcggcagtagcagcagcagtcgggACGAAGgcaaggaagaagaagaagaagaagaagaacaagatGTACGGGTGTGCAGCTTCGTCATCGCGCAcacagacgacgacgaccgcctgCTGTGGTACAACGGCAGCCTGCTCAAGAACAAGCTGGCGGACCCGGAGGCGTACGAGGTGCCGACGGACTGGATGCTCGACGGCAGGTGGGACAAGGGCGCGACCAAGCAGAACATGAGctgcatggcgggcgcgccggcgaggccgctcgacgacgggcagctgACGATCCTGCGACGCAGCATCGAGGGGGCGCGgagggccgacgacgcgctgcgacggatggccaaggcggggggctggtcgtcgacgacgtcgaggttcgtctgatgggcggcggcaagcaacGGGGGAAAGTGACGTGTAAAACCGATGACAGTATGGTTGACCATAAGATGGAAGTGTATTGAATGCGATGTCTGATGAAGTCCTTGATGAGAGCTATGTGCGCCTCTATAACCAACCACCTCAGCATAAATGCCCTAGCAATGTTCAAGTACGCACCTGCACTCGCCCTGTCCTGCCGAATTGACTTCCGTGTATCCATAGTTAAAGGCGCCCCCGCATGTCGCCATGTACAAGGAGGTGAAGCATGTCATGCCTAGAGGGTTACCCTCTCCTGCTGGGAAACAAAGGAATCCCACCGTCTTCAGCCCCCTGTTTATGTTCACATCGCTATTAACGCAATCGCATGGGCCCTGGGCTCTAAGAGAAGTCGGGTCCTCCCCGTAACCGATGTCCAGCCACATGCGCCCCTGGACTGCAGTCATGAGAGCCACAACGAAGGTTGAATAACGCATCATCTTAGTCGTAAGGGGGCGGGTAGGGCGTTAGCTTAATGGATAAATTATATAGTTGATTATAAAGATGGATATATATTGAATGTAATGTCTGATGAAGTCCTTGATGAGAGCTATGGaaggtttttttttctttacTTAATGTAGCGGAATTCTGACGTCCTATATAGCTATCTAACTTTAACTACTGATCTCGGTGACTTTCCAGTATTCCTAATTAGCTACATCTTCCTCAATCTTCGGCAATTATCGTAAGGCATTTACGAAAACACGAAAACACGAAAACACGAAAAGACGATAATGAATACGTGAGGCATTTTTATGTACCAAAAACAGGTTTTATTCCCCTCATTACGTAGCAAGAAAAAGCAAGTTCTTTACATATGATATTAAGTTACTGTAGTTGATAATACGAAAACACGAAAACACGAAAATACGATAATGAATACCGTATAAACTCGCGAAATTCGGCACTGCCCCACAGCGGGAGGTCAGGGTTCATGGCAGGCACTTACCTCAGAAAAGGCATCCGTCACCCGCATGTCATTGAAATCATCTCGCTAATCGTGTTCTTGGGAGAGTTGAGCCAATAAATCCCTTGTCATATGGGTTTCACTTGAGAAGTGGGGCAGTGCCGAATTTCGCGAGTTTATACGGTACGGGATATGGGAGGCTAGGGGCCGCCGTGGGGTAATAGCATACTTACCATTTCGCGTAGCTTCTACGATGAGGTACAGTAACAGCAGTTAATACTTGCAATGTTTCCGGTGCAGTGGCAGAGGAGTTATTCACACAGTTCGCCATGGAACGAAGCCGAACTTGTTTCCCAGGCAGATGGTCAGAGAGAGACGGGTACCGCAGCC from Purpureocillium takamizusanense chromosome 3, complete sequence includes:
- a CDS encoding uncharacterized protein (SECRETED:SignalP(1-33~SECRETED:cutsite=SFS-AT~SECRETED:prob=0.2527)~EggNog:ENOG503NZB7~COG:I~CAZy:GT71); amino-acid sequence: MLARRVRWTTAHPACRPRFVAVLIAIVLCLSFSATIRDLADDVLLYESRIPIGIDIDNVTATARYFEKTAIQPPYKDQFWLVGQRARTLGHWLHVADQAEPARTKRRLLAASERAAAALFPFLKSSPSRPRSSTPLADLRARFRGGGQGIVIPVGYGNLRYAGHLVMALREVLECQLPIEIVYAGDIDLDEQRRDALAALDTTGNIGFLNVLSVFADDTLSLLAGGWAIKPFGLLASRFEQAILVDADAVFLQPPQVLFQQRGFASTGAYLFHDRLLWQHAFAERHRWWREQVREPASAALNRSLVWTDDYAEECDSGVVVADKARTEVLAGLLHAAWQNTRDVRNEVSYKLTYGDKETWWLGLELAGSGFEFEGHYGSMIGWRRQKTTTTTTTTMTTTAKNETSEGGSDGSSSSSRDEGKEEEEEEEEQDVRVCSFVIAHTDDDDRLLWYNGSLLKNKLADPEAYEVPTDWMLDGRWDKGATKQNMSCMAGAPARPLDDGQLTILRRSIEGARRADDALRRMAKAGGWSSTTSRFV